A section of the Carassius carassius chromosome 17, fCarCar2.1, whole genome shotgun sequence genome encodes:
- the LOC132161090 gene encoding cystathionine gamma-lyase-like produces MASQRQNDSSAGYQPLFKSFATDAIHVGSEPEQWNSRAVVPPISLSTTFKQHGPGEHAGFEYSRSGNPTRNCLERAVAALDGAQYCFALASGLAATLTITHLFKAGDGILCMNDVYGGTNRYFRKIAAEVGFDVSFADLTKLEELKAALKPNTKMVWIETPTNPTMKVVDIKGCADIVHEYNKDIIVVVDNTFMSAYFQRPLALGADICMYSATKYMNGHSDVVMGLISLNRDDIYERLKFLQNALGAVPSPFDCYMCNRGLKTLHVRMKQHFKNAMAAAQFLEADPRVDRVIFPGLPSHPQHELTKRQCTGCPGMITFYIKGNLEHASTFLSSLKLFALAESLGGYESLAEHPAIMTHASVSEDERKELGISDTLLRLSVGLEEEEDIIADLDQALAAAHPKK; encoded by the exons ATGGCTTCACAAAGGCAGAACGACAGCTCAGCCGGCTACCAGCCGCTCTTCAAATCATTCGCTACAGACGCGATCCACGTTGGTTCAGAGCCGGAGCAGTGGAACTCTAGAGCCGTAGTGCCTCCTATTTCGCTCTCTACTACCTTTAAACAACACGGACCGGGGGAACATGCG GGTTTTGAGTACAGCAGGAGTGGAAATCCCACGAGAAACTGTCTTGAGAGAGCAGTTGCTGCTTTGGATGGTGCACAGTACT GTTTTGCGCTTGCCTCTGGATTGGCTGCAACTTTGACCATCACTCATCTTTTTAAGGCAGGAGATGGAATTTTGTGCATGAATGATGTTTATGGAG GAACTAACCGTTATTTCAGAAAAATAGCTGCGGAAGttggctttgatgtctcttttGCTGACCTCACAAAGCTAGAGGAGCTAAAAGCAGCTCTAAAACCAAATACAAAG ATGGTGTGGATTGAAACACCCACAAACCCTACAATGAAGGTTGTGGACATCAAGGGCTGTGCAGATATTGTCCATGAGTACAACAAGGACATAATTGTGGTTGTGGACAACACTTTCATGTCAGCCTACTTCCAG CGCCCCCTTGCACTTGGAGCAGACATCTGCATGTACTCTGCAACAAAGTACATGaatg GACACAGTGATGTTGTGATGGGACTGATTTCTCTCAACCGTGATGACATCTATGAACGACTGAAGTTTTTGCAGAATG CTCTTGGGGCCGTGCCTTCTCCATTTGACTGTTATATGTGCAATCGGGGTCTGAAGACACTCCACGTGAGAATGAAGCAGCACTTTAAGAACGCAATGGCTGCGGCACAGTTTCTGGAGGCCGACCCAAGAGTGGACAGAGTCATCTTCCCAG GTCTTCCATCCCACCCTCAGCATGAGCTGACGAAGAGACAGTGCACAGGATGTCCTGGGATGATCACTTTCTACATCAAGGGAAATTTAGAGCACGCCTCAACTTTCCTCAGCAGTCTGAAG TTGTTTGCACTTGCTGAAAGTCTCGGCGGTTATGAGAGTCTAGCAGAGCACCC AGCGATTATGACTCATGCTTCAGTGTCTGAGGATGAGAGGAAAGAGCTGGGCATTAGCGATACGCTCCTCCGTTTGTCTGTGGGTCTGGAGGAAGAAGAAGATATTATTGCAGACCTAGACCAAGCCCTCGCTGCTGCA catcCAAAAAAGTAA